From the Natronogracilivirga saccharolytica genome, one window contains:
- a CDS encoding ATP-grasp domain-containing protein, with translation MKKKNLFVIGLNEFNRARLEGLQHADEYEFHELLSYEEVTEQDEYPVIDLLQKAENIIAGFQGTVDGIIGYMDFPVSTMVPVLCERFGLRSASVNAFIKCEHKYWSRVEQQQSIPDHIPRFCLFDPFSDNPADEITLAYPFWIKPVKSFGSHLGFMIRNKSDLDEAIPVIREQVVRISRPFDRLLDYLQPAMPDHVREVKAHYFLAEELIGGLQCTLEGCMHDGELHVHGIVDSIRYPGRSAFFRYQYPSVLPQRIRREMTRICKTFLNHITFNNSAFNMEFFWNRRMNKIYMLEVNTRIAQHHSELFQKVDGVSNHQVPVDLASGRIPAIPDGKGRHKLAAACFYREFRDAFVEQVPGDRELERIRNSVPGTIIQVDVSPGMYLSDLPEQDSYSYICALIYLGADNRKELLSRYNLCLGELSFRMSPVGNNPDRTSDSTKN, from the coding sequence ATGAAAAAAAAGAACCTGTTTGTGATCGGACTCAATGAGTTTAACCGGGCCAGGCTTGAAGGCCTGCAGCACGCTGATGAATATGAATTTCATGAACTGCTTTCCTATGAGGAGGTTACCGAACAGGACGAGTATCCGGTTATCGATTTGCTCCAAAAGGCCGAAAATATAATTGCCGGCTTTCAGGGCACAGTCGACGGGATTATCGGATACATGGATTTCCCGGTCAGCACGATGGTTCCTGTGCTCTGTGAACGGTTCGGGCTTCGCTCGGCATCGGTGAATGCATTCATCAAATGCGAACACAAGTACTGGAGCCGCGTCGAACAGCAGCAGTCCATTCCGGATCATATCCCGCGCTTCTGTCTGTTCGACCCTTTCAGCGACAACCCGGCCGATGAGATCACCCTTGCCTATCCGTTCTGGATCAAACCTGTCAAATCATTCGGATCCCATCTGGGGTTCATGATCAGAAACAAATCGGACCTGGATGAAGCCATACCGGTAATCCGGGAGCAGGTCGTACGAATCTCAAGGCCTTTCGACCGTTTGCTGGACTATCTGCAGCCCGCCATGCCCGATCACGTCCGGGAGGTCAAAGCCCATTACTTTCTTGCCGAAGAGCTGATTGGCGGACTTCAGTGCACCCTCGAAGGCTGCATGCATGACGGGGAGCTGCATGTGCACGGCATCGTGGACTCGATCCGCTATCCCGGCCGGTCGGCTTTTTTTCGGTATCAATACCCCTCGGTCCTTCCGCAGCGAATCCGGCGGGAAATGACCCGCATCTGCAAAACATTTCTGAATCATATCACATTCAACAACTCCGCATTCAATATGGAGTTTTTCTGGAACCGCCGCATGAACAAGATCTACATGCTTGAGGTCAACACCCGCATTGCCCAGCATCACAGCGAACTCTTCCAAAAAGTGGATGGCGTTTCCAACCACCAGGTGCCGGTTGATCTTGCCTCCGGCCGCATTCCCGCTATTCCTGACGGTAAAGGAAGGCACAAACTTGCTGCCGCCTGTTTCTACAGGGAGTTTCGGGATGCCTTCGTAGAGCAGGTGCCCGGTGACCGCGAACTCGAGCGCATCCGGAACAGTGTCCCGGGGACCATCATTCAGGTGGATGTCAGCCCCGGAATGTACCTGTCCGATCTGCCCGAACAGGACAGCTACAGCTATATTTGTGCACTCATATATCTGGGAGCGGACAACCGGAAGGAATTGCTGAGCCGCTACAACTTGTGCCTTGGCGAACTTAGCTTCCGTATGTCACCCGTCGGGAACAACCCGGACCGGACTTCGGACAGCACCAAAAACTGA
- a CDS encoding CocE/NonD family hydrolase: MPHPFRIRQDYPWQITTIENLFIPLSDGTKLAAKIWLPDPGPDDITAFPAILEYIPYRKRDVEAWQDSVAHPWFAGHGYAAVRVDLRGSGESDGVLMDEYLPQEQEDGLEVLRWIAAQKWCDGNIGMMGISWGGFNGLQIAALQPPELKCVISLCSTDDRYADDVHYMGGCLLGDNLSWASIMFAFNSCPPDPELVGKKWRDMWFNRLENSGLWLETWLKHQRRDDYWKHGSVCEDYDAIKVPVYAISGWADGYSNAVSRMMEHLKVPRKGLIGPWSHKYPHLGVPGPAIGFLQEALRWWDHWLKGKDTGIMDEPMYRVWMQESVPPSNTYQQKPGRWIAEHSWPSSHITMSGYALSDRKLHWFKGEPKVPEAAVTIQSPLSVGLFAGKWCSYNAPPDLPNDQREEDGGSLVYESAPLTEPMEIFGAPVIDLNVSVNEKVAQVAVRLSDVAPDDKATRVTYGLLNLTHQRSNEHPQYLQPGKKYSFRVQLNDVAQQFPVGHRFRISLSTSYWPLAWPPPRPVRMTVYEGEAILYMPVRPARKEDSQLPAFDAPEGAEPVAVKQIQPARHDWVVKRHLAHDLSMLEVQNDRGLLKIEDIELEMEDRVFERYSYKTANFNSVRGEVKAKRAFRRGDWSVHTNTRTVLRSDDKHFFLHAELDAYEDDLKVFSRTWNRIIPRDFV, translated from the coding sequence ATGCCACATCCATTCCGCATACGACAAGACTACCCGTGGCAAATCACCACGATCGAAAATCTGTTCATCCCGTTGTCTGACGGTACAAAACTGGCAGCAAAAATCTGGCTCCCGGATCCCGGTCCCGATGATATAACAGCCTTCCCGGCCATCCTTGAATACATCCCGTATCGAAAACGGGACGTGGAGGCCTGGCAGGATTCAGTTGCGCATCCCTGGTTCGCCGGACACGGTTACGCTGCCGTGCGGGTCGATCTCAGGGGAAGCGGTGAGTCGGACGGCGTGCTGATGGATGAATATCTCCCGCAGGAGCAGGAGGACGGGCTTGAGGTACTCCGGTGGATTGCCGCCCAGAAATGGTGTGACGGCAATATCGGTATGATGGGAATTTCCTGGGGCGGTTTTAACGGATTGCAGATTGCAGCACTGCAGCCACCGGAACTGAAATGTGTCATCAGCCTGTGCTCCACGGATGATCGCTATGCCGATGATGTTCATTATATGGGCGGATGTCTCCTTGGGGATAATCTTTCCTGGGCTTCCATCATGTTCGCCTTCAACAGCTGTCCGCCCGATCCTGAACTGGTGGGAAAAAAATGGCGCGACATGTGGTTTAACCGGCTTGAAAACAGCGGACTCTGGCTGGAAACATGGCTGAAGCACCAGCGCCGCGACGATTACTGGAAACATGGATCGGTTTGTGAGGATTATGATGCGATAAAGGTGCCGGTCTACGCAATCAGCGGCTGGGCGGATGGCTACTCCAATGCGGTCAGCAGGATGATGGAGCACCTCAAAGTGCCCCGCAAGGGATTGATCGGTCCCTGGAGCCATAAATATCCCCACCTCGGAGTTCCGGGTCCGGCCATCGGTTTTCTCCAGGAAGCTCTGCGCTGGTGGGATCACTGGCTGAAGGGAAAGGATACGGGAATTATGGACGAACCTATGTACCGTGTATGGATGCAGGAAAGTGTGCCTCCATCCAATACGTACCAGCAGAAGCCGGGACGGTGGATTGCCGAACATTCCTGGCCGTCATCTCACATCACCATGAGCGGCTATGCATTATCCGACAGAAAATTGCACTGGTTTAAAGGAGAACCGAAAGTGCCCGAAGCCGCCGTGACCATCCAGTCGCCGCTCAGTGTGGGCCTTTTTGCCGGTAAATGGTGTTCGTACAACGCTCCTCCGGATCTTCCGAACGATCAACGGGAGGAGGACGGTGGATCGCTCGTCTATGAAAGTGCTCCGCTGACGGAACCGATGGAGATATTCGGGGCTCCTGTGATAGACCTGAATGTCAGTGTGAATGAGAAAGTTGCCCAGGTAGCTGTCCGGCTGTCGGATGTCGCCCCGGACGACAAGGCCACCCGCGTGACGTATGGCTTGCTGAATCTTACGCATCAGCGCAGCAATGAGCATCCTCAGTATCTGCAGCCGGGTAAAAAATACAGCTTCAGGGTTCAGCTCAACGATGTGGCCCAGCAGTTTCCCGTGGGACACCGGTTCCGGATCTCCTTGTCCACATCGTACTGGCCGCTGGCCTGGCCGCCGCCGAGACCGGTGAGAATGACCGTTTATGAAGGCGAGGCCATTCTCTACATGCCGGTCCGGCCTGCACGAAAAGAAGACTCTCAGCTGCCCGCTTTCGATGCACCCGAGGGGGCAGAACCGGTCGCCGTGAAGCAGATACAGCCGGCCAGGCACGACTGGGTTGTAAAGAGGCACCTGGCACATGACCTTTCCATGCTGGAGGTGCAGAATGACAGAGGATTGTTGAAAATCGAAGATATTGAACTGGAAATGGAAGATCGTGTTTTTGAGCGGTATTCTTACAAAACGGCCAACTTCAACTCCGTAAGAGGAGAGGTCAAGGCAAAGCGGGCATTTCGAAGAGGGGACTGGAGCGTGCATACCAATACCCGAACCGTACTGCGGTCTGATGACAAACACTTTTTCCTGCATGCGGAGCTGGATGCCTATGAGGATGATCTCAAGGTTTTTTCTCGGACATGGAACCGGATTATCCCCCGGGATTTTGTTTGA
- a CDS encoding penicillin acylase family protein, translated as MIAILLTRVLHHRIDTIPPPGPFFSPYTGFWQNMESEGIRDLVIKDTHLQDEVMVRYDDRGVPHIFASNDYDLYFAQGFVTARDRLWQVDFQSRAAGGRISEIVGEQAVSYDRAQRRLGMGHGADVNAASMMEDPEIAAAIRAYTEGFNAWIDQLHPRDYPVEYKIMDAEPDRFTERHPALMLMNLSQTLTSGSRAHAQTNALALLDEDIYHMLYPQELPWVDPMIPPDQEWDFDPLIPQKPDDDFVPGITDELPLNEPQSGIGSNSWAVDGSKTQSGYPMLASDPHLSVTLPSIWHEVQLNSENINVYGVAPPAAPGVVIGFNELIAWGITNAGSQVLDVYEIEFRDESRREYRHDGEWKPVERRIEKIRVRGAETVQDTVLYTHHGPVTQPFDETIASERYPKGHAVKWLAHQPGNILKAVYGYNRARNEQEFEDAMRHFTNITQNFTYADREGNISIGHYGQFPVRFRDQGSYISDGSDPAYDWNEFIPFEHLPRSTNPERGFVSTANQNPVASGYPYFLGRFYADFSRGVRINNLLDEAEDMTAGFFKEMLMDDLSLHAAKILPFMLRRLDNDDYGDRRDTIIALLEEWDYHFRPDSPVAHFFSLWEQKMRDELWNPLFSEHENNDIYIRRPDRTVTYHLLLDEEHDVFRTDVDRSIQAAFNNAADEFFDNYGDDPESWQYGYDRNFSVGHLADLPGFGRERVITGGTAEAVNAVGSRHAPSWRMIVELGPEIRAYGHYPGGQPGRPGHPDYDKMIDDWSSGTFRELRFWHSVNEDDELTSSTIILKPNESQ; from the coding sequence GTGATTGCAATTTTGCTGACCCGTGTTCTTCATCACCGGATTGATACCATCCCTCCGCCCGGACCATTCTTCAGCCCCTACACCGGATTCTGGCAAAACATGGAGTCAGAGGGGATCAGGGATCTGGTGATTAAAGATACACATCTTCAGGATGAGGTGATGGTCCGGTACGATGACCGTGGTGTTCCTCACATTTTTGCCAGTAATGATTACGACCTTTATTTCGCCCAGGGTTTTGTGACTGCAAGAGACCGGCTCTGGCAAGTTGATTTTCAGTCTCGTGCCGCCGGGGGACGGATCTCCGAGATTGTCGGTGAGCAGGCGGTTTCGTATGATCGTGCGCAGAGGAGGCTTGGGATGGGCCATGGCGCCGACGTTAATGCCGCTTCCATGATGGAAGATCCGGAAATTGCTGCGGCAATCCGCGCTTACACCGAAGGTTTCAATGCCTGGATAGATCAGCTGCATCCTCGTGATTATCCGGTTGAATACAAAATCATGGATGCCGAACCGGACCGGTTCACCGAGCGGCATCCGGCGCTTATGCTGATGAACCTATCCCAGACCCTGACCTCCGGCTCCCGCGCACATGCCCAGACCAATGCCCTGGCCCTGCTTGATGAGGATATATACCATATGCTCTATCCGCAAGAGCTTCCGTGGGTTGATCCGATGATTCCGCCGGACCAGGAGTGGGATTTTGACCCTCTTATCCCGCAAAAACCGGATGACGACTTTGTCCCCGGAATAACGGATGAACTTCCTTTAAACGAGCCTCAATCTGGTATTGGGAGCAATTCCTGGGCTGTGGACGGAAGTAAAACGCAAAGCGGATACCCGATGCTGGCAAGTGATCCGCACCTTAGTGTCACACTTCCCTCGATCTGGCATGAAGTACAGCTGAACAGCGAGAATATCAATGTCTATGGTGTTGCTCCCCCGGCTGCACCCGGGGTTGTCATCGGATTCAACGAGTTAATCGCATGGGGGATCACCAATGCGGGGTCGCAGGTGCTTGATGTTTATGAAATCGAATTTCGCGATGAGAGCCGCCGGGAGTATCGTCACGACGGTGAGTGGAAGCCTGTTGAGCGGAGGATTGAAAAGATCCGGGTCAGAGGTGCTGAGACAGTGCAAGACACAGTTCTTTATACTCATCATGGTCCGGTCACCCAACCTTTTGATGAGACCATCGCATCGGAACGTTATCCCAAAGGCCATGCTGTAAAATGGCTGGCTCACCAACCGGGAAATATTCTGAAGGCTGTTTACGGTTACAACCGGGCGCGGAATGAGCAGGAATTTGAGGATGCCATGCGGCATTTTACCAATATCACTCAGAATTTCACCTATGCCGACCGTGAAGGAAACATTTCCATCGGCCATTACGGACAGTTTCCGGTTCGGTTCAGGGACCAGGGATCCTACATCAGCGACGGCAGTGATCCGGCATATGACTGGAATGAGTTCATTCCGTTTGAACATCTTCCGCGCAGCACCAATCCCGAACGGGGATTTGTAAGCACGGCAAATCAGAATCCTGTTGCTTCCGGCTATCCCTACTTTCTCGGCCGGTTTTATGCCGACTTCTCCCGCGGCGTCCGCATCAACAATTTGCTTGACGAGGCCGAAGATATGACAGCCGGCTTTTTCAAGGAGATGCTGATGGATGATCTTTCGCTGCATGCCGCCAAGATTCTTCCTTTCATGCTGCGCCGCCTTGACAACGATGACTATGGTGACAGGCGCGATACGATCATTGCCCTGCTCGAAGAGTGGGATTACCATTTTCGTCCTGACAGTCCCGTTGCCCATTTTTTCTCTTTGTGGGAACAAAAAATGCGCGATGAGTTATGGAATCCCCTGTTCAGTGAACATGAAAACAATGACATTTATATCAGGCGGCCGGATCGTACTGTAACTTACCACCTGCTGCTGGATGAAGAACATGATGTGTTCCGGACCGATGTGGACAGAAGCATTCAAGCTGCTTTCAACAATGCGGCAGACGAGTTTTTTGATAATTACGGAGATGATCCGGAATCGTGGCAGTATGGCTACGACCGCAATTTTTCCGTCGGTCATCTTGCTGACCTGCCCGGATTCGGCCGGGAGCGTGTGATCACAGGAGGCACGGCAGAAGCCGTCAATGCTGTCGGTTCCAGGCATGCTCCATCGTGGCGGATGATCGTTGAGCTCGGGCCTGAAATCCGCGCTTACGGACACTACCCGGGCGGACAACCGGGCAGGCCCGGACATCCCGATTACGACAAAATGATTGATGACTGGTCATCCGGAACCTTCCGGGAATTGCGTTTCTGGCACTCCGTCAACGAAGATGACGAACTCACATCATCGACAATCATTCTCAAACCAAACGAATCACAATGA
- the ggt gene encoding gamma-glutamyltransferase — translation MLTLSAACEQKDQDAETVDYDLPEQPEIATGYTSNPGWKTSEFAVAAAHPLAADAGYQILKNGGSAVDAAIAIQLVLTLVEPQSSGIGGGAFLLHWDGLEVTAFNGRETAPDGANQEMFLDENGDPLPFTDAVHSGLSVGVPGTLAMLRDAHRRHGKLEWKDLFVPAITLAEEGFRITPRLYQQVSADERLADDEIARNYFFDEEGEPHPVGHTLKNPALARILNRISEEGISAFYQGAVADNLVERVRRHDRPGTIRIGDITRYPDRETETEPLCNPWREYRVCGFPPPSSGHLAVMQILGIMENLNPPPEPLRADTIPSAEWLHQFLEASKLAFADRGRYVGDPDFVHAPGDDWQSMLQPDYLSERASLIGSESMGQAEPGEPGELAEMFGEHPVQPDAGTSHISVIDPDGNAVSMTTTIEQAFGSRVMADGGTGLRGGYMLNNELTDFSFEPKDDEGRLIANRVQPGKQPRSSMSPTLVFDSGSGDLVATLGSPGGAAIIHYTAKTLAGMLGFGLDAQQAINMPNFANFNGPSVLEEGRFPEEVIRDLEDQGHEISERSLTSGIQAVQRIEQGWFGGADGRREGVVMGE, via the coding sequence ATGCTCACCCTGTCCGCAGCCTGCGAACAGAAGGATCAGGATGCAGAAACCGTCGATTACGACCTGCCGGAACAGCCGGAAATTGCAACCGGATACACTTCCAACCCCGGATGGAAAACCTCTGAATTCGCCGTTGCGGCGGCGCACCCTCTGGCCGCGGATGCCGGATATCAGATTCTGAAAAACGGCGGTTCGGCCGTTGATGCCGCAATTGCCATTCAGCTGGTGCTGACACTCGTTGAACCTCAGTCGAGTGGAATCGGAGGCGGAGCATTCCTGCTGCACTGGGACGGACTCGAAGTTACCGCATTTAACGGACGTGAAACCGCTCCGGACGGTGCGAACCAGGAAATGTTTCTGGATGAAAACGGAGATCCGCTTCCTTTTACGGATGCTGTTCACAGCGGTCTTTCGGTCGGTGTACCTGGTACCCTGGCGATGCTCCGTGACGCCCACCGCAGGCACGGCAAGCTCGAATGGAAGGATTTGTTCGTGCCTGCCATCACACTGGCAGAGGAGGGGTTCCGGATCACACCACGGCTGTATCAGCAGGTTTCTGCTGATGAAAGGCTGGCTGATGATGAGATTGCCCGCAATTATTTTTTTGATGAAGAGGGGGAACCGCATCCGGTCGGACATACACTGAAAAATCCGGCGCTTGCCCGCATCCTCAACCGTATATCCGAAGAGGGAATTTCGGCGTTTTACCAGGGTGCCGTGGCGGATAACCTGGTGGAACGTGTCCGCCGGCATGACCGGCCCGGTACCATCAGAATTGGCGATATTACCCGCTATCCCGATCGCGAAACGGAAACAGAACCGCTTTGCAATCCATGGAGGGAGTACAGGGTGTGCGGATTTCCGCCGCCTTCCTCCGGTCATCTTGCTGTCATGCAGATTCTTGGAATCATGGAAAACCTGAATCCGCCTCCGGAACCCTTGCGGGCCGACACCATCCCCTCGGCCGAATGGCTGCACCAGTTCCTGGAGGCATCCAAACTGGCCTTTGCAGACCGCGGCCGCTATGTCGGCGATCCTGATTTTGTTCATGCTCCTGGTGATGACTGGCAAAGCATGCTTCAACCTGATTATCTGTCAGAGCGTGCATCACTCATTGGCTCTGAATCGATGGGTCAGGCGGAGCCGGGCGAACCGGGCGAGTTAGCCGAAATGTTCGGTGAGCACCCCGTCCAGCCCGATGCAGGAACAAGCCACATTAGTGTTATCGATCCTGACGGAAATGCTGTGTCCATGACCACGACTATTGAGCAGGCCTTTGGCAGCCGTGTGATGGCTGACGGGGGAACCGGGCTGAGAGGGGGCTATATGCTTAACAACGAGCTGACAGATTTTTCTTTTGAGCCAAAAGATGATGAAGGCCGGCTGATAGCCAACAGGGTGCAGCCCGGCAAACAACCGCGGTCGAGTATGAGCCCGACACTTGTTTTCGATTCCGGAAGCGGTGATCTGGTCGCAACGCTTGGCTCCCCGGGAGGCGCTGCTATTATCCATTACACGGCAAAAACCCTGGCCGGAATGCTGGGTTTCGGACTTGATGCACAGCAGGCGATTAACATGCCCAATTTTGCCAATTTTAACGGGCCGTCCGTGCTTGAGGAGGGAAGATTCCCCGAAGAGGTAATTCGTGATCTGGAGGATCAGGGCCATGAAATTTCAGAACGTTCGCTGACCAGTGGAATCCAGGCTGTTCAGCGCATTGAGCAGGGCTGGTTCGGCGGAGCAGATGGCCGCAGAGAAGGGGTAGTAATGGGTGAGTGA
- a CDS encoding acetate--CoA ligase family protein, giving the protein MLKKFFTPQKIAVIGASGDPNKLGYDVINNLLRFEFPGSIHPVSKSYNEILGVTCHVSIEDLPDDIDLALVIIPAKAVPGVVEKCGEKGIRNIIVMSGGFSETGEQGRMLEEKLKETAQRLGVRVIGPNCIGVIDTHTPLNTTFIIGMPEKGEIGFISQSGALVVAVIDWAAGSGIGFSRMASLGNQMDITETDMIDEIGQHRETKVITAYAEGITDGRKFLQKATEISLSKPFMILKGGQSDKGALAVSSHTGALSGSNDAYNAAFRKAGILKAENMEVMFDSARALAWQPLPKGNRVAVLTNAGGLAILTVDAIEKNGMEIAPLTEETKSFLKTRLPAAASVNNPVDVLAGSGPAVYGLALDALLADETVDAVVVIQVPQDWFLPSGLAEVVAETSKLHRKPVLTSIMGKESSKEALEILNKRRIPNVPFPERTAAILQYMVERKDWLDLINEEQVTAFDDMTETPQKPSGADELAASQQWEALAGAYDIPLPEQDKASDADEAVGLSEKIGYPVVMKMISEKFTHKSDVGGIKMGLNNEDDVRNAWNEITAAASDAGAELQGVLIQKMLTGGQEVIIGIKQDPQFGPLIVFGTGGTEVELYKDIETAIAPLNEGEARRLIASTIAGRKLKGWRNLPPADMDAVVDILIKMGNLAAGHPEIQEMEMNPLYVLEQGKGTYAIDIRGALRSS; this is encoded by the coding sequence ATGCTGAAAAAGTTCTTTACGCCTCAGAAAATTGCCGTCATTGGTGCATCAGGAGATCCCAACAAACTTGGATACGATGTTATCAATAATCTTTTGCGATTCGAGTTTCCGGGATCGATTCACCCGGTGAGCAAATCGTACAATGAGATTCTTGGAGTGACCTGTCACGTATCCATCGAAGATCTGCCGGATGACATTGATCTGGCACTGGTTATCATTCCGGCAAAGGCGGTTCCCGGTGTAGTGGAGAAGTGCGGGGAAAAAGGTATCCGGAATATCATCGTCATGAGCGGCGGTTTCAGTGAGACGGGTGAACAGGGCCGGATGCTGGAAGAAAAGCTGAAAGAGACGGCACAAAGGCTGGGCGTCCGCGTTATCGGGCCGAACTGTATCGGTGTGATCGATACGCACACTCCGCTCAACACCACCTTCATCATCGGCATGCCCGAAAAAGGGGAAATCGGATTCATTTCGCAATCCGGGGCTCTTGTGGTTGCCGTGATAGACTGGGCAGCCGGATCCGGGATCGGGTTTTCACGAATGGCAAGTCTGGGCAACCAGATGGACATCACCGAAACCGACATGATTGATGAGATCGGTCAGCACCGGGAAACAAAAGTTATCACCGCTTACGCCGAAGGGATCACGGACGGACGTAAGTTCCTGCAAAAAGCCACCGAAATTTCACTCAGCAAACCGTTCATGATTCTGAAGGGCGGACAAAGCGACAAGGGTGCACTTGCCGTGTCATCGCATACCGGCGCTTTGTCCGGAAGCAATGATGCCTACAACGCGGCATTCCGCAAAGCGGGTATCCTGAAGGCAGAAAACATGGAGGTGATGTTTGATTCGGCCCGTGCTCTTGCCTGGCAGCCGCTGCCGAAAGGCAACCGGGTGGCCGTACTTACCAACGCGGGCGGGCTCGCCATTCTGACTGTGGACGCCATCGAAAAGAACGGGATGGAGATTGCACCGCTGACGGAGGAGACGAAATCCTTTCTGAAGACGAGGCTGCCTGCGGCTGCAAGTGTCAACAATCCGGTGGATGTTCTGGCAGGATCGGGTCCGGCTGTGTACGGGCTTGCCCTTGATGCCCTGCTTGCTGACGAAACGGTCGATGCCGTTGTGGTCATCCAGGTCCCGCAGGACTGGTTTCTTCCGTCCGGACTGGCGGAAGTGGTTGCTGAAACATCGAAACTGCACCGGAAGCCGGTACTCACTTCCATTATGGGCAAGGAATCATCCAAAGAGGCGCTGGAAATTCTGAACAAGCGGCGTATTCCGAATGTGCCGTTCCCTGAAAGAACAGCTGCCATTCTGCAGTACATGGTTGAGCGGAAGGATTGGCTGGACCTCATTAATGAAGAGCAGGTAACTGCCTTTGATGATATGACGGAAACACCTCAAAAGCCCTCCGGCGCAGACGAACTTGCCGCATCGCAACAGTGGGAGGCTCTGGCCGGAGCCTACGATATTCCGCTTCCCGAACAGGACAAAGCGTCTGATGCTGACGAGGCAGTCGGCCTCTCAGAGAAAATCGGTTATCCGGTTGTCATGAAAATGATTTCGGAAAAGTTCACGCATAAATCGGATGTCGGCGGGATTAAAATGGGGCTGAATAATGAAGATGATGTCCGTAATGCCTGGAATGAGATAACCGCAGCAGCTTCGGATGCCGGTGCGGAATTGCAGGGTGTTCTAATTCAGAAGATGCTGACAGGCGGACAGGAAGTGATTATCGGCATCAAGCAGGATCCGCAATTTGGTCCGCTGATTGTTTTCGGGACCGGCGGTACTGAAGTTGAGCTGTACAAGGATATTGAAACAGCAATTGCACCTCTGAACGAAGGTGAAGCCCGGCGTCTGATCGCTTCTACCATAGCCGGAAGAAAGCTGAAAGGCTGGAGAAATCTTCCTCCGGCGGACATGGATGCCGTGGTGGATATTCTGATCAAAATGGGGAACCTGGCAGCCGGTCATCCGGAAATTCAGGAGATGGAGATGAATCCGCTCTATGTTTTAGAGCAAGGCAAGGGAACTTACGCCATTGACATCAGAGGGGCACTCCGGTCTAGTTGA